From the genome of Vicia villosa cultivar HV-30 ecotype Madison, WI linkage group LG2, Vvil1.0, whole genome shotgun sequence, one region includes:
- the LOC131650660 gene encoding ribose-phosphate pyrophosphokinase 4-like codes for MAAAPPVPSFPETNKFLKQRVILSHSPHLLSSNFRYSFSAKCSFENHRNSTIEHFSTMNRESILNNSTNSSFSSSLVSASSSGSQINSKHSKKVVLFYSAETKSLAYNIASESDAIELRSISWGKFPDGFPNIFIPNAQGIRGQHVAFLASFSSPAVIFEQIPVIYALPKLFVASFTLVLPFFPTGTSERMEDEGDIATAFTLARLLSNIPISRGGPTSLVTFDIHALQERFYFGDNILPCFESGIPLLKRRLQDLPDSDNISVAFPDDGAWKRFHKQLQHFPTVVCAKVREGDKRIVRIKEGDPKGRHIVIVDDLVQSGGTLIECQKVLAAHGAAKVSAYVTHGIFPNKSWERFGHDNGGNPESAFTYFWITDSCPLTVKEVMHRAPFEVLSLASSISASLQI; via the exons ATGGCGGCGGCGCCACCTGTTCCGTCATTTCCGGAAACAAACAAATTCCTGAAACAAAGAGTCATACTCTCTCACTCTCCCCATCTTCTCTCTTCCAATTTCCGTTACAGTTTCAGCGCAAAGTGCAGTTTCGAGAATCATCGGAATTCCACAATTGAACATTTCTCAACCATGAATAGAGAATCGATTCTCAACAACAGTACCAATTCTTCGTTTTCTTCCTCATTGGTCTCTGCTTCTTCTTCAGGTTCTCAAATCAATTCGAAGCATTCGAAGAAGGTTGTTCTCTTTTATTCTGCTGAAACCAAATCACTAGCTTACAATATTGCATCTGAATCTGATGCCATCGAACTCCGATCCATCTCTTGGGG CAAGTTTCCTGACGGCTTCCCCAACATTTTCATTCCCAATGCTCAAGGCATTCGCGGACAGCATGTGGCTTTTCTGGCTTCATTCAGTTCTCCAGCTGTGATTTTTGAGCAGATTCCTGTCATTTATGCCTTGCCAAAACTGTTTGTTGCCTCATTTACACTTGTGCTTCCGTTTTTCCCAACCGGAACTTCTGAAAGAATGGAGGATGAAGGTGATATCGCCACCGCTTTTACTTTGGCAAGGCTTTTGTCAAACATACCGATTTCTAGAGGAGGACCAACAAGTTTGGTCACATTTGACATTCATGCTTTGCAG GAGAGATTCTACTTTGGTGACAACATTTTACCATGCTTCGAGAGTGGCATACCATTGCTTAAAAGAAGGCTCCAAGATCTGCCTGATTCTGACAAT ATATCAGTTGCTTTTCCTGATGACGGGGCCTGGAAACGGTTTCATAAGCAATTGCAGCATTTTCCAACG GTAGTTTGTGCAAAAGTTCGTGAAGGAGATAAACGAATAGTTCGAATTAAAGAGGGAGATCCTAAGGGTCGgcatattgtgattgttgatgatttggTTCAGTCAGGTGGAACCCTGATAGAATGCCAG AAAGTTTTGGCTGCTCATGGAGCAGCAAAGGTAAGTGCTTATGTGACTCATGGCATTTTTCCAAATAAATCATGGGAACGTTTTGGGCATGATAATGGGG GGAATCCAGAAAGTGCATTCACCTACTTCTGGATCACAGACTCATGCCCCTTAACAGTGAAGGAGGTGATGCATAGGGCACCATTTGAGGTTCTCAGCCTAGCAAGCTCTATATCAGCCAGTCTTCAAATCTGA
- the LOC131649070 gene encoding uncharacterized protein LOC131649070 yields MEVPQDIAFEIFSWLPAKSICKFTSTCTSIYNFSKETFFKTKQARNLLGADDSCFFIQPDQVSQRYEKRVELLSLPMEQPSSGVPYDALTFLSNSASVLASSNGLLLCHTIDSIELFICNPITKSCLFIPTPESLQKSRNFCSINLMLDCSHGSADDYYVFLLETTLDWWPTCYTCNVYHGKEGVWKTMEHNFYTGERAMEFDMPVFHRGALHFISDSTPYIVKSSSFYKPYIMSYNLENGNSEMLKLPKEAIKDCHDCNMGIFNWGKVSSSNQSICLVKLKKFAFTVWCLRDYKSGTWQKVLKKRVKALGLKEKYPHVTGFMVMNGHLLVFATEENVYSCDLGDEKCMMVEEVGQHNCGLHPRFIPYSGTLRSCGTNANSRALRSCGTNARDMHC; encoded by the coding sequence ATGGAAGTGCCTCAAGACATTGCTTTTGAGATATTTTCTTGGTTACCTGCAAAAAGTATTTGTAAGTTCACATCAACTTGCACTTCAATATATaacttttcaaaagaaacctttttcaaaacaaaacaggCTCGTAATTTGTTGGGGGCCGACGATTCTTGTTTTTTTATTCAACCTGATCAAGTTAGCCAAAGGTATGAAAAAAGAGTCGAATTACTTTCTTTACCTATGGAGCAACCGTCATCGGGTGTCCCCTATGATGCTCTCACATTCTTATCAAATTCAGCTAGTGTATTAGCTTCTAGTAATGGTTTGCTTCTTTGTCACACCATCGATTCAATTGAGTTGTTTATATGCAATCCAATTACAAAGTCTTGTCTTTTCATTCCTACTCCAGAGTCACTTCAAAAAAGTCGTAATTTTTGTAGTATAAATCTCATGTTAGATTGTTCTCACGGATCCGCAGATGATTACTACGTGTTTCTTTTGGAAACCACATTGGATTGGTGGCCAACATGTTATACATGCAATGTTTATCATGGCAAAGAAGGTGTGTGGAAAACAATGGAACATAACTTTTACACGGGTGAAAGGGCCATGGAATTTGACATGCCTGTGTTTCATCGTGGAGCACTTCATTTTATCTCAGATAGCACTCCTTACATTGTAAAATCAAGTTCTTTTTATAAGCCATATATAATGTCTTATAATTTAGAGAATGGAAATTCAGAAATGCTTAAGTTGCCAAAGGAAGCTATCAAAGATTGTCATGACTGTAACATGGGCATATTCAATTGGGGCAAAGTATCAAGCTCAAATCAATCCATTTGCTTGGTGAAATTGAAGAAATTTGCTTTTACTGTGTGGTGTTTAAGAGATTATAAATCAGGTACTTggcaaaaggttttgaaaaagagagtgaaGGCATTGGGTTTAAAGGAGAAATATCCTCATGTTACCGGATTTATGGTGATGAACGGTCATCTTTTAGTTTTTGCAACCGAAGAAAATGTTTATAGTTGTGATTTGGGCGATGAAAAATGTATGATGGTAGAAGAAGTAGGTCAGCACAACTGTGGACTTCATCCTCGCTTTATACCATACTCAGGTACTCTTCGTTCGTGTGGAACTAATGCAAACTCACGTGCTCTTCGTTCGTGTGGAACTAATGCTCGAGATATGCATTGTTAA